A single Triticum dicoccoides isolate Atlit2015 ecotype Zavitan chromosome 2A, WEW_v2.0, whole genome shotgun sequence DNA region contains:
- the LOC119355756 gene encoding (+)-neomenthol dehydrogenase-like, whose product MEGTTPSNTRIAVVTGGSKGIGLEACKQLAGGGAITVVLTARDETRGAAAVEQIKRLGHAHVIFHQLDITDASSIARLADFLKTRFGKLDILVNNAATDGIEHVIDPVYGLTPGDEAFNGMDAGQRIDWMWTSCRQTYETAKQGLQTNYYGTKRVTEALLPLLRSSSDGRIVNVSSNFGLLSFFRSEELKQELNGVDRLAEERLDELLAEFLRDFESGGAEARGWPAEFSAYKVAKAAMNAYSRILARRHPELRVNCAHPGYVKTDITRNSGILTPEEGARNITSVALLPEGGPTGRYFSEGEEASFV is encoded by the exons ATGGAAGGAACCACTCCCTCGAACACAAG GATTGCTGTGGTCACCGGCGGGAGCAAAGGGATCGGGCTGGAGGCGTGCAAGCAGCTGGCAGGCGGCGGCGCCATCACGGTTGTTCTGACGGCCAGGGACGAGACGAGGGGGGCGGCGGCGGTCGAGCAGATCAAGCGGCTGGGGCACGCACATGTCATCTTTCATCAGCTGGACATCACGGATGCTTCCAGCATCGCTCGACTCGCAGATTTCCTCAAGACCCGTTTCGGGAAGCTTGACATCCTG GTGAATAACGCCGCGACTGATGGGATTGAGCATGTCATTGATCCAGTTTATGGTTTAACTCCCGGTGATGAAGCG TTCAATGGCATGGACGCGGGCCAGAGGATCGATTGGATGTGGACCAGCTGCCGGCAGACGTACGAGACCGCGAAACAGGGCCTGCAGACGAACTACTACGGCACGAAGCGGGTGACAGAGGCTCTCCTGCCCCTGCTCCGATCCTCGTCCGACGGAAGGATCGTCAACGTCTCCTCCAACTTCGGATTGCTCAGC TTTTTCAGGAGCGAGGAGCTGAAGCAGGAGCTGAACGGCGTCGACAGACTGGCGGAGGAGAGGCTGGACGAGCTGCTGGCCGAGTTCCTCAGGGACTTCGAGAGCGGCGGGGCGGAGGCGCGCGGGTGGCCGGCCGAGTTCTCGGCGTACAAGGTGGCCAAGGCCGCCATGAACGCCTACTCGAGGATCCTGGCCAGGAGGCACCCGGAGCTGCGCGTCAACTGCGCGCACCCCGGCTACGTGAAGACGGACATCACCAGGAACTCCGGGATCCTGACGCCGGAGGAGGGCGCGCGCAACATCACCAGCGTTGCGCTGCTGCCGGAAGGCGGGCCCACCGGCAGGTACTTCTCCGAAGGCGAGGAGGCATCCTTCGTATGA
- the LOC119359705 gene encoding salutaridine reductase-like — protein sequence MEMRAVSNPSEKRVAVVTGGNKGIGLEVCRQLASKGVVVVLTARDETRGNEAARRLHASGLSDVVYHKLDVSDPSSAARLADFVKNKFGKLDLLINNAGVIGATAEIDTTAPLQDVLVGRNATERLQWLLEHSTETYDEAEECLRINYFGTKYVTEALLPLLQASSGGRLVNVSSNYGLLRYFSGEDLKQELNIENLTIERLDEMSRLFLNGYKNGLLKSQGWPADSEYLAYKVSKALINGYTRIMAKNFPALRANSVHPGYCMTDINYNTGELTAEEGAGSIVMVALLPAGGPTGVFFYRSEVSPFV from the exons ATGGAGATGCGCGCCGTCTCCAACCCCTCCGAGAAAAG GGTCGCTGTTGTTACCGGAGGGAACAAAGGAATTGGGCTGGAGGTATGCAGGCAGCTGGCCTCCAAGGGCGTCGTCGTCGTCCTGACGgcgagagacgagacgaggggtaatgaagcggcgcgccggctgcACGCGTCCGGGCTATCCGATGTGGTGTATCACAAGCTCGATGTCAGTGATCCATCCAGCGCTGCCCGCCTGGCTGACTTTGTGAAGAACAAGTTCGGCAAGCTAGATTTATTG ATCAACAACGCAGGAGTTATAGGTGCAACCGCAGAGATTGACACCACGGCACCACTTCAGGATGTG CTTGTAGGCAGGAATGCAACGGAGAGGCTCCAGTGGTTACTAGAGCACTCCACGGAGACCTACGACGAAGCTGAAGAATGCTTGAGAATAAACTACTTCGGCACCAAGTACGTCACGGAAGCACTCCTCCCTCTCCTTCAGGCCTCCTCTGGCGGAAGACTTGTCAACGTGTCGTCAAACTACGGATTACTCCGA TATTTCAGCGGCGAGGACCTCAAGCAGGAGCTGAACATCGAAAACCTGACGATAGAGAGGCTAGATGAGATGTCAAGATTGTTCCTGAATGGCTACAAGAATGGCCTACTGAAATCTCAAGGATGGCCTGCTGATTCAGAGTACTTGGCCTACAAGGTGTCCAAGGCTCTGATCAATGGCTACACGAGGATAATGGCAAAGAATTTCCCGGCGTTGCGCGCCAACTCCGTGCACCCTGGCTATTGCATGACTGACATCAACTACAACACTGGAGAACTGACGGCGGAGGAAGGTGCCGGTAGCATTGTCATGGTGGCCCTCTTACCGGCAGGAGGACCAACAGGCGTGTTCTTCTACCGTAGTGAAGTTTCACCATTCGTGTAA